CGGCGAAGTTGAAGGTCTGCGCGGCCGAGCCACGCACCACCAGGGTGTCGGAGCCCGCGCCGCCGTCGACCGTGACGGCGATGGCGGTGGTCGGCAGGTTGATGGTGTCGTCGCCGCCATCGAGCAGCACGCGGTCGCCCACGGTCAGGTTGCCGACGATGGTGTCGTTGCCACCGCCACCGCGGATATTGTCGGTGCCCGTGCTCAAGGTGATGGAGTCGTTGCCGGCGCCGCCGGTGATGGTGTTGTTGCCGGCGCCGGCCTTGATGCTGACGGCGCCGGTGGCGGCGGCGACATTGATGACGTCATTGCCGGCGCCGGTCGTCACCGCGGTGGTGGCGGCGACGCCGGTGAAAGTGAGCGCGCCGGTGGCGGTGCTGGCCGACAGGTTCTCGAAGCCGGTGAAATGGCTGTTGGTGGCAAGGTTGATGGTCGCCGCGCCGCCGGTGTGGAGCAGCGTATCGACATCCGCGCCGCCGCTCACCACGCCGCTCGCGCTGCTGGCGAAGGTCGCGGTGTCGTTGCCGATGCCGAGATCTATAGTGTCGCCGGCGCCGATGGCGCCGTTGACGCGGTCATTGCCCGCGCCGGTGCTGACACTGTCGGCGCCCGCGCCCAGGGTCACGGTGTCGAGACCGCTGCCGGTCGCGATCACGCTGCCGGCGGCATTGGCGGTGACGGTCAGGTTCTTGTCCCAGGCGCCCGCGTCGAGGTTCTCGAAATTCTGCCACGACGCCCCGGCCGGCGCGCCGGCACTGACCTGGTTGGCGTTGGCGGCGGCAAGGTTGATGGTCATGGCCGTGCTGGCGGCCGGTGCCGACAGCAGATCGGTGTCGAGCTTCAGCGTATCGCTGCCGCCGCCGGCGTTGACGCTCGCGACCACGTCGCGAAAGGCGACGGTGTCGGCGCCGCTGCCGGTGACTATCGAGGTGCTGGCCGCGGCCAGCGTGACGTCGAGATTGCCGCTGGCGGTGGCGGCGTCGAGGTTTTCGAAAGCACTGTAGGTGACGTCCGGCGAACCGCTGGTGACCTGCTGGCCGGCCTGCGAGAAATCGATGGTGAGGGCGTCGCCGCCGGTGACCCGGAGGGTGTCCGCGCCGGTGCCGGCGTCGACCGAGGCACTGCCGGCCAGGGTCTTGAACAGGAAGATTTCGCTGCTGCCGTCGCCGAGCGCCAGGGCATCGCCGTCCTGGAGTTGGTAGCTGAAGGTCTTGCTGCCCTCGAGCGTGCCTTCCGCGTTCTGCACCTGCACCTGCATGTCGAAGGTGCCGGCAAAGCCCGGGGCCGGCACGAAACCCAGGTGCGCCAGGGTCGGCGTCAGGCTCGCTTCGTCGCCCACCAGGCGATACTGGCCGCCGCCGAGATCCTCCAGCGGCAGGTTGTCGGTGGTGGCGGGCACGAATTCGAGCGTGCCGGCGGTCGGCGCGATGTCGAACACGATGGTGATGGTGCCAGTGCCGCCGGGCACCATGTCCGTGAGGTCCAGGAGCGCCGTGCGAAATTCTTCAGCGGCGTTCAGGTTCGAAAGTGTCGGCGTGGCCATGGCAAAACGTCTCCCATTAAATTGCGGGCAGCACAATGCCGCCGCGACTATTCCCTAGCCGGAATAGCGGCTGACATGAAGTGTGGGTTGAACAGTGCCTGGCGGCAGCCCCGAACGCGTGCGCACCCGCCTGCCCGATGAGGCACCCGGCATCGCGCGTCGCGACTCCGCCAGGCACGGGCCGGACCGCATCAACCGTGGCACAATAGCGGCAGTTGCCAGCCAGTATCGTCATGAGTCCGTCCGTGTACTCGATCAAGACTATGTGTGCGTGCGCGTTCGGCGCGGTGTGGCCATGAGCGGCGCGGCAGCGGCGGCCGCGAGCGGCCACCTGTTCGTGGTGTCGGCGCCGTCGGGCGGCGGCAAGACCTCGCTGGTGCGCGCGCTGCTGGAGCGCGCCGGCAACCTCAGGGTCTCGACCTCCCACACCACGCGCGCGCGGCGCGCCGGCGAGCGCGACGGCATCGACTACCACTTCGTCGACCAAACCGCCTTCCAGTCCATGGTCGAGGCCGGCGAGTTCCTCGAGCATGCGCGGGTGTTCGATCATTACTACGGCACCGCGCGCGCGCCGGTCGCCGAACGCCTCGGCGCCGGCGAGGACGTGATCCTGGAGATCGATTGGCAGGGGGCCCGCACCATCCGTGCCGCCATGGCCGCGACCATATCGATATTCATCCTCCCGCCGTCCATCGAAGAGCTGGAGCGGCGCCTGAACAACCGGGGAGACAAGCCTGAAAACATCGTGCGCCGCATGCGCGACGCGGTCAACGAAATGTCACATTTCGGCGAGTACGACTACCTCGTGATCAACGACGACTTCGAGCGCGCGGCCGCATCCCTGGTCTCGATCGTCAGCGCCTCGCGGCTGCGGCGCGAAGTGCAGGTGCAGCGCCATGCCGCCATGCTCGGCCGGCTCGTGGCGCCCTGAGGGTGGCTTTGTTATTATCGCCGGCCCAAGATTTTCATCCGCCCCAGGACTTGCCCCATGGCCCGCGTCACCGTCGAAGATTGCCTGTCCGCCGTCGATAACCGTTTTGACCTCGTACTGGTCGCCAGCCGCCGCGCTCGCCAGATCGCGATGGGCGCCCACCCGCTGGTCGACCCGGAGAATGACAAGCCCACGGTGGTGGCCCTGCGCGAAATCGCCGCGGGCCTCATGAACGCCGAGATCCTCGATGAAATCGACGC
The nucleotide sequence above comes from Pseudomonadota bacterium. Encoded proteins:
- the rpoZ gene encoding DNA-directed RNA polymerase subunit omega; this translates as MARVTVEDCLSAVDNRFDLVLVASRRARQIAMGAHPLVDPENDKPTVVALREIAAGLMNAEILDEIDAKERAAEEYEMAAEFAEQQVAAPDSDSDF
- the gmk gene encoding guanylate kinase, with amino-acid sequence MSGAAAAAASGHLFVVSAPSGGGKTSLVRALLERAGNLRVSTSHTTRARRAGERDGIDYHFVDQTAFQSMVEAGEFLEHARVFDHYYGTARAPVAERLGAGEDVILEIDWQGARTIRAAMAATISIFILPPSIEELERRLNNRGDKPENIVRRMRDAVNEMSHFGEYDYLVINDDFERAAASLVSIVSASRLRREVQVQRHAAMLGRLVAP